Part of the Salmo salar chromosome ssa10, Ssal_v3.1, whole genome shotgun sequence genome is shown below.
tcCTTTGAGGGTTTAGATCTTGAGGtcgtcacctcatacaagtacttgggagtatggctagatgatacactgtccttctctcagcacatatcaaagctgcaggctaaagttaaatctagacttagtTTCCTCTATCGTTTTAAGTAACATTTGATGGTTTTGTCACTAAAATGTTGTGTAAGTATAGTGAATGTGCCCAGTCTGGTCTTGGCATGTGCGCTCTACTTAACAGCTGGCAGATACATCGCGAGTATAGCCTACTAcagtacatgatgagattatttttaaagaaaatcaagctcatcaccatgtactttcactaccctgtgaagttcatcataacttatttcatctgtagcctaataaactgcattctTTCTCATGATGTCGTGAAAAATGAAATCCCCAACGTACTTTATTTGCATAAAAAGGTTGAAAGCAAACCTGGTTAATGTCATGCCATTTTTATGACGCTGGAATTATATTTTGGACCAACGTGCGCATGCCTACAGGAGACTTTTTCAAGTAGCCTAATCAGATTAGAACATTGTAACTGTCACAACTTCTgcccgaagtcggctcctctccttgttcgggcggcgttcggcggtcgacgtcaccggtcttctagccatcgccgctccacttgtcattgttccatttgttttgtcttgtttccccgcacacctggtttacattccctaatcacactacatatatattCCCTCTGTTTCCTCCATGTCTTTTTGTGGAATTGTTTTGTTACATGTTTCGTGTTATGCGCCAGGCTGGTTTTTCCCCGGGTACCGTGTTGTACCCGAGTGTGTTTAATTGTTTAACTACCCCAGTAAATGTAGAACTGTCCCTTATTTGGTATCACTAATTTCTCTTGAATTATTTCAACAGGTTTTCTGGAACAGGGACTGCTTGTGAAAGACAACAAGAAGCTTAGAGACAAATACAAATCAACGCCACAGTTCAAATGGGACATGATTTCAATGATACCCACAGACCTGCTGTTTCTGAAAGTGGGTTTCAACTACCCCGAGCTCCGACTGAACCGACTCGCAAAGATGAACCGTCTCTTTGAGTTCTTTGACCGCACTGAAACCAGAACCAGCTTCCCCAACATTTTCCGAATCAGCAACCTGGTACTTTACATCCTGATCATCATCCACTGGAACGCCTGCATCTTCTTCGCCATCTCCAAGACCATCGGGTTCGGGTCTGACACCTGGGTGTACCCCAACATCAGTCATCCTGAGCACGGTCGCCTTGCCAGGAAGTACATCTACTGTCTTTATTGGtcaaccctgaccctgaccaccATCGGAGAAACCCCGCCACCTGTTAGAGACTTCGAGTACCTCTTCGTGGTCGCTGACTTCCTCATCGGTGTGCTGATTTTCGCCACCATCGTTGGTAACGTTGGCGCCATGATCTCAAACATGAACAAAACCCGTGCAGAATTCCAGGCTAAAATCGACTCCATCAAGCAATACATGCAGTTCCGTAAGGTCTCCAAGGATCTGGAGGTCAGGGTCATCAAGTGGTTCGACTACCTCTGGACGGAGAAGAAGACCTGCGATGAGAAGGAGGTGCTGAAGAACCTGCCAGACAAGCTGAAGGCCGAAATTGCCATCAACGTCCATCTGGACACCCTGAAGAAGGTGCGTATCTTCCAGGACTGTGAGGCTGGTCTTCTGATTGAGCTGGTGCTgaagctgcagcctcaggtgttCTCCCCAGGAGATTACATCTGTAAGAAGGGAGACATCGGCAGAGAGATGTACATCATTAAGGAAGGGAAGCTGGCTGTGGTGGCAGACGATGGGGTGACACAGTTTGTGGTGCTCAGCGATGGAGCGTACTTCGGAGAGATCAGTATCCTGGGCATCAAGGGTTCCAAGGCTGGCAACAGGAGAACGGCCAACATCAGGAGCATAGGTTACTCTGACCTCTTCGCCCTGTCGAAAGACGATCTCATGGAGGCCCTCACTGAGTACCCCGACGCCAAGAAGGCTCTGGAAGAAAAGGGAAAGGCTATGCTGATGAAAGACAACATGATCGATGAGGACGTCGCTAACGCGGGCGCTGACCCTAAGGACACGGAGGAGAAGATCCAAAGGTTGGAGAGCAATATTGAAATCATCAAGACTAAGTTAGCCAAGATCATGGCTGAGTTCACATCCAGCCAGAGCAAGATCAAACAGAGGATCACCAACATAGAGTCAACAGTCAAGTCAGTCCGGCCCGAGGATATATCTGAGGTGGTGGCCGACAACAAGACACAGTAGTCCCACAACGCAACGTATTTACCCAGAGACTTTTTCTTTTGAACCTTTATATTGACAGGGAACCATTCTGAGAACAATGTCTCTTTTAATGATGAGCATGTAAAAAATACACGAAAAGTGAGACAGAGATACAAAACACAATtatagaaaacaaacacattcttcagaaatgccctagaggcaccaactcATCACATTTTAGAGAGTTTGGGAGATTATTATATTCCATAAATAAGGTGTAAAAAAACTaaagcagatttacctaactCAGTGGAGATCAAATGGATCTCCAGAGTAAGCTATCCCGGAGATCGGGTATGGTATCTCTTTCGTCTGTAGGTTAATAACAATTAAGTAAGGTACTGCGGAAGTGCAATGCATCGATCTACGAAATTTCAAAAGAAAGCCAGCTTACTTTAAGATGAATGTACACTTCAAACATTTTTCGCAATATTTTTGGAGGCAATATTGCAGAGTAATTCTGCAACTTTTTTCCATTTAAAATGAGAAACTTTTTTGTTATCTGGGGAGTTTTGATCAGCAGTGCCACCAAGCAGAGAATTTTTTTAATCCTCCAATCAGAGCGCAGATATTAGTCATGTGATCAGTCTGCCATTTTAAACTATTTTGAAAAACATGGCGTAAGTTTTTTGAGCTGAAGTGAAAGAAAATCAACTCCTGTTTTGAAGTGAAATGTTTCCTCATTGCAATATTTGATCATGATACGTTAATACATTCACACTGTGTTAATTTTGTCATGTTTAACTAACAAAAATATCCACGGTGGGGTACATGCTAATCGATTAGCAAGCCCATGTAAAGTAAATGGTACAAACTGGCTAAATTACCTAGCTACCTAGCCACATCCTCcacatttggggcggcaggtagcctaacggttagagcattgggctagtgaccaaaaggttgctggattgaatccccgagctgacatctgttgttctgcccctgaacaaggctgttccctggtaggctgtcattgtaaataagaatttgttctgacttgactagttaaataaatgttaaaaaaatagATTGTTAGCAAGCTATAGCCATTTCATTTTTTTGTatgtttagctagctggctagctagcttatTCCCATTCACATCTTTCTAGTTTATGAAGT
Proteins encoded:
- the LOC106560639 gene encoding cyclic nucleotide-gated cation channel alpha-3 isoform X3, which encodes MAKICTDQSYPATTRQQPLLGTPDDDLDSIENETSRANSECEDTLSEVQGAVSVLTSRHTESHRDSFTGSGALARLSHFLFMLRTWASHKMHHEVERPDSFLERFRGPELKEASSRESNAQSLGYPDRVRKRKTAEKEIWIMDPSADHYYRWLTIIAAPCFYNLMILVTRACFNELQSTYTTLWIVLDYTSDLIYYTDTFVRSRTGFLEQGLLVKDNKKLRDKYKSTPQFKWDMISMIPTDLLFLKVGFNYPELRLNRLAKMNRLFEFFDRTETRTSFPNIFRISNLVLYILIIIHWNACIFFAISKTIGFGSDTWVYPNISHPEHGRLARKYIYCLYWSTLTLTTIGETPPPVRDFEYLFVVADFLIGVLIFATIVGNVGAMISNMNKTRAEFQAKIDSIKQYMQFRKVSKDLEVRVIKWFDYLWTEKKTCDEKEVLKNLPDKLKAEIAINVHLDTLKKVRIFQDCEAGLLIELVLKLQPQVFSPGDYICKKGDIGREMYIIKEGKLAVVADDGVTQFVVLSDGAYFGEISILGIKGSKAGNRRTANIRSIGYSDLFALSKDDLMEALTEYPDAKKALEEKGKAMLMKDNMIDEDVANAGADPKDTEEKIQRLESNIEIIKTKLAKIMAEFTSSQSKIKQRITNIESTVKSVRPEDISEVVADNKTQ
- the LOC106560639 gene encoding cyclic nucleotide-gated cation channel alpha-3 isoform X1; translated protein: MAKICTDQSYPATTRQQPLLGTPDDDLDSIENETSRANSECEDTLSEVQGAVSVLTSRHTESHRDSFTGSGALARLSHFLFMLRTWASHKMHHEVERPDSFLERFRGPELKEASSRESNAQSLGYPDRVRKRNQWTLAMYNMNNCNNTDEEKSCFRKEIWIMDPSADHYYRWLTIIAAPCFYNLMILVTRACFNELQSTYTTLWIVLDYTSDLIYYTDTFVRSRTGFLEQGLLVKDNKKLRDKYKSTPQFKWDMISMIPTDLLFLKVGFNYPELRLNRLAKMNRLFEFFDRTETRTSFPNIFRISNLVLYILIIIHWNACIFFAISKTIGFGSDTWVYPNISHPEHGRLARKYIYCLYWSTLTLTTIGETPPPVRDFEYLFVVADFLIGVLIFATIVGNVGAMISNMNKTRAEFQAKIDSIKQYMQFRKVSKDLEVRVIKWFDYLWTEKKTCDEKEVLKNLPDKLKAEIAINVHLDTLKKVRIFQDCEAGLLIELVLKLQPQVFSPGDYICKKGDIGREMYIIKEGKLAVVADDGVTQFVVLSDGAYFGEISILGIKGSKAGNRRTANIRSIGYSDLFALSKDDLMEALTEYPDAKKALEEKGKAMLMKDNMIDEDVANAGADPKDTEEKIQRLESNIEIIKTKLAKIMAEFTSSQSKIKQRITNIESTVKSVRPEDISEVVADNKTQ
- the LOC106560639 gene encoding cyclic nucleotide-gated cation channel alpha-3 isoform X4, encoding MAKICTDQSYPATTRQQPLLGTPDDDLDSIENETSRANSECEDTLSEVQGAVSVLTSRHTESHRDSFTGSGALARMHHEVERPDSFLERFRGPELKEASSRESNAQSLGYPDRVRKRKKEIWIMDPSADHYYRWLTIIAAPCFYNLMILVTRACFNELQSTYTTLWIVLDYTSDLIYYTDTFVRSRTGFLEQGLLVKDNKKLRDKYKSTPQFKWDMISMIPTDLLFLKVGFNYPELRLNRLAKMNRLFEFFDRTETRTSFPNIFRISNLVLYILIIIHWNACIFFAISKTIGFGSDTWVYPNISHPEHGRLARKYIYCLYWSTLTLTTIGETPPPVRDFEYLFVVADFLIGVLIFATIVGNVGAMISNMNKTRAEFQAKIDSIKQYMQFRKVSKDLEVRVIKWFDYLWTEKKTCDEKEVLKNLPDKLKAEIAINVHLDTLKKVRIFQDCEAGLLIELVLKLQPQVFSPGDYICKKGDIGREMYIIKEGKLAVVADDGVTQFVVLSDGAYFGEISILGIKGSKAGNRRTANIRSIGYSDLFALSKDDLMEALTEYPDAKKALEEKGKAMLMKDNMIDEDVANAGADPKDTEEKIQRLESNIEIIKTKLAKIMAEFTSSQSKIKQRITNIESTVKSVRPEDISEVVADNKTQ
- the LOC106560639 gene encoding cyclic nucleotide-gated cation channel alpha-3 isoform X2 — its product is MAKICTDQSYPATTRQQPLLGTPDDDLDSIENETSRANSECEDTLSEVQGAVSVLTSRHTESHRDSFTGSGALARLSHFLFMLRTWASHKMHHEVERPDSFLERFRGPELKEASSRESNAQSLGYPDRVRKRKKEIWIMDPSADHYYRWLTIIAAPCFYNLMILVTRACFNELQSTYTTLWIVLDYTSDLIYYTDTFVRSRTGFLEQGLLVKDNKKLRDKYKSTPQFKWDMISMIPTDLLFLKVGFNYPELRLNRLAKMNRLFEFFDRTETRTSFPNIFRISNLVLYILIIIHWNACIFFAISKTIGFGSDTWVYPNISHPEHGRLARKYIYCLYWSTLTLTTIGETPPPVRDFEYLFVVADFLIGVLIFATIVGNVGAMISNMNKTRAEFQAKIDSIKQYMQFRKVSKDLEVRVIKWFDYLWTEKKTCDEKEVLKNLPDKLKAEIAINVHLDTLKKVRIFQDCEAGLLIELVLKLQPQVFSPGDYICKKGDIGREMYIIKEGKLAVVADDGVTQFVVLSDGAYFGEISILGIKGSKAGNRRTANIRSIGYSDLFALSKDDLMEALTEYPDAKKALEEKGKAMLMKDNMIDEDVANAGADPKDTEEKIQRLESNIEIIKTKLAKIMAEFTSSQSKIKQRITNIESTVKSVRPEDISEVVADNKTQ